ATATAATCAGAGATCGTCCAGAGGACTTTTGATCTTAGAAACCATCGGGTCAACAATTCTAGCGTAGATTTCCGTAGTTTTTACAGATACATGGCCAAGCAATCTTTGGATCATTTTAATCGATGTGCCTGACTCCAGGAGATGGATCGCAAATGCGTGTCTCAGATCGTGGATCGAAACATCTTTAGTGACGCCTGCTTTTTTCTTAGCAGAAGTGAATATGTTTTCCGCGCTTCTGACGCTAAGATGTTTGCCTGGAATTTGGCCAGTGAAAATCCAGGAACTTCTGACTTGGTGTTTGAACAAATCGTTTAGATCTTCTTTGCAACTATTTGGCAAAAGACTGAAACGGTCCTTCTTTCCTTTACCTTGTCTGATACGAATAGATTTTTTATCCCAATCTAAATCATACCCTTTTAACTTTACGAGTTCCCCTACTCTTAAACCGGATCCATAACAAAGTTTTAATAGAAGTTTATGTTTCGGATTGGAAAGAGATTCTATGATACGGGTAACTTCTTTCCTGGATAAAGATTCCGGGATCTTGTTCTCTCTTTTCGGAGGAGAATAAGATATTAGGAATCTGCTACCTATTACAGTATTATAATAAAATTTAAAAGATTGAAGAGCTGATCTTAGGGAATTAGAAGCTAAGTTTCTTTCGTATAAAATCCGATCCAAGTAGATCTTTAGTTCGGACTCGGTAACCGTGTATGGATTTTTTTCGACGGACCTTAAGAAAGCTCGGTTATATAGAAAATAAGACTTCAGGGTTTTCTTGCTATAATTTCGCCTTAATACCTCGGTTTTGAGTGGAATGAGAAGAATATCAGGCTCCGCTTCTATCTTCTCCCGATGAGTAGAAACAAATTCGGATAGAAAAGATTCAGAGAACGGGATTTTCCAAAATTTGGACTGATGGCTCCAAACTGCATTCGGCATTTTGGAGAATTTTTGGAAGAGTTCGGTGTCGTAAGAAAACGAAATGGCACTGAAGCAGAGTCCATTCTCCCAATGTTTCCAAATTTTGATTTTTTGGGGCATAGGGAGAATTTAGGAAAATACTAAATATTTGTATAGTAATTATTTTGAATTTAGAATATAGCTCCGCCCCTTCAGTCACACTGAAACAAAAAAAATCTTATAAAAAAGAAATCGTCGGACCTCATTTGACGCTTCTGGGTAGAATTTTGCCTTTTTTATTCGCGTTTCGACTTATTGCCAGCAAATTCCGAAATTTCAGGAACGTTACCAGAAAAATATCCGTTATGCGCCTCTTCCGGACAAATTTATTGATTAAGAGAGAAAAAATTTTGTAGGAGGTCCAACGGAAGATCAGGACCGTTTAACATACGCAGTTGGTGGATTTTTTGGAAGTATACTTAAGTGACACCATCACTCAAAGGCTAATTCTTGAATGACAAAACTTCCCTAGTTCTTTAAAAACGGAATGGATTCTAATGGAACTTTTTAGGAAATTAGATATTCTATTTTATCCGTATTCTTTAATTTTGAAATGAATTCGTATATTTTTGGATCTATTTCATTTCTATATTAGGCAAACCAGATGGATCATTCTTCTTCCAGCCCTGATTTTCGTCTTCTTTTCGAATCTGTTCCAGGTTTGTACCTGGTGCTTTCTCCCGAGCTCAAAATTATAGCAGTGAGTGATGGGTATCTCAAAGCCACTCTAACAGAGAGAGATAAAATTGTAGGCAGGGGAATTTTCGAGGTCTTCCCCGACAATCCGGATGACCCGGAAGCAACCGGTGTAAGTAATCTTCGCAGTTCCCTTCTCCGTGTTCTGGAAACGAAAGCTCCGGATACGATGGCAGTCCAAAAATACGATATCCAACTTCCTGAAGAAGAAGGCGGAGGATTTACTGTTAAATATTGGAGTCCTTTAAATTCTCCTGTCTTAGACAAAAAGGGCAAAGTGATATGTATCATCCATAAGGCAGAAGATGTCACAGAATTTGTCCTTCTAAAAGAAAGGGGGGAAAAACAATCGGAGATGACAGAGACGCTTCGTTCCCGCACCGAAGAGATGGAAACGGAAATCATCCGCCGTTCTCAGGAATTGCAATCTGCAAATAAAAGTTTAAGAGAAACCGAAAAGATCAAAAACGAATTTTTTGCGAATGTTTCCCACGAGCTTAGAACTCCTCTTAGTTTGATCTTAGCTCCTGTGGAATCCATTCTTACGGATAAAAAATCCAATCTATCTTCCAATAATATCCAAATGTTGGAAACGGTTCACAATAATTCAGTCAGACTTCTTCAAATGGTGAATAGTCTATTAGATTTTTCTAAATTTGAAGCCGGAAAGATGAAGGTGGAACTTGAATCGACAAATATCAGTAATTTGATCCAATCGATTTTGAAAGATTTCGAGCCGAGCGCTTTGGAGAAGAATATACGGATCCAAAAAGAGATACCCTCTTCCGACTTGTATGTTTTGATCGATCGTTATTTATTTGAAAGGATATTTTTTAATCTTCTTTCCAACGCATTAAAATTCACTCCTAAAGATGGGAATATCTCGGTTACTCTAACATATTCGAAAGAGCAACTTTTTCTTACCGTTCAAGATTCCGGGATTGGGATATCGGAAGCAGATCAAAAGATCATCTTTAAAAAGTTCCAACAGGCGGAAGGTTCTTCTACCAGAAAGTATGGTGGGACCGGAATAGGTCTTGCGATGGTAAAAGATTTTTCGGAACTTTTAGGCGGCTCCGTAGAAGTTGACAGCAAATTAGATTCAGGAAGCAAATTTAGCGTCAAAATTCCGGCTCAAAAAGCGGAGTCAGGGGAGAAGGATCCTTCTTCTAAAATTTTCTCCCATTCTCCTCAATATTCTAGTTTAGAAATATCGAATAAAGAAGATACGGCTTTTTCTGATAAGCCTAAAGTCCTTATCTGTGAAGATAACGAGGATCTTTCTAGTTATATTTATTCCCTTCTTTCTCCTTTATACCAGGTCAAGTCCGCTCATAACGGAAAAGAAGGTATAAAATTAGTTTATACCTGGGAACCCGATCTGGTTCTTTCGGACGTGATGATGCCCGAGATGGACGGTGTCCAACTCTGTAAAGAGATCAAGGCTGATCCTAAAATTTCCAAAACAATCGTAGTACTTCTTACCGCTTTAACTCATAGAGAAGCTATGTTAAAAGGTTGGGAAGCGAAGGCGGACGAGTATTTATGCAAACCTTTCCATCCGGAAGAATTGATCGTAAGAGTGAAGTCGCTTCTTGCTATTGCGGAAGATAGGAAAATAAATTTAGTAAAATTAGAGCAGAAAAACTTCGAACTGGAATTCGCAAACGCCGAGTTGGAAGCATTCTCTTATTCGGTTTCTCATGATTTAAGAGCGCCATTGAGAGCGATCCAGGGATACACTCAAATGATCTTAGAAGATCATAGCTCCGTTTTGGATGCCGATGGGATACGATTCTTAAATGTACTGATCGACTCCACGAAAAGAATGGAAAATCTAATCGATAACTTATTAGAATTCTCTAAAGTAGGAAAAAAGGAACTCAAGGATTCCACTTTTGATCTTACCGAAGTTGCGGAAAATGTAGTAAGTCAGATCAGGGACCAAACAGAACATAATGCTGAAATTATAATTCATCCACTCGCGAAAGTAACCACGGACCGAGACATGATGTCTTACGTATTCCAGAATCTGATCTCCAACGCCGTAAAATATTCCGCCAAAAAAGAAAAACCTAAGGTCGAGATCGGAGTTACTAATACAGAAAAAGGTAAAACGTTCTTCGTAAAAGACAATGGAGCCGGTTTCGATATGAAATATTATAATCGGCTCTTCGGCGTTTTCCAAAGATTGCATAGACAAGACGAATTCTCAGGCACAGGAGTCGGTCTTGCAATCGTACATAGGATCGTCACACGATACAAGGGTTCGGTTTGGGCAGAAGGTAAAATAGGAGAAGGTGCATCCTTCTTCTTTACCTTGGGAGAAAAAGCAGGAACTGCGGTCGGTTTCCGTAACTGAAATAGACATTTAACTCTATAATTTCTTTACTTAAGAGATAAATTTACTCTTCAAAGATTGGATATACTCAACTAATACGTCTTATATTTTAAGCTTAGAAACTTTCTCCTTGAGCCGAAGGGGTGGCGTTCAAAATTAGTTTGCATGGGAACGGAAGTCCAATCTTTAGCCTGGTTCAAATGGACACCTTACGCGATCCTTCCCTTAATTAGCCTCTTTCTTTCTTTTCTCTCTCTTAGAACAGGATTCAAAAGTAGACAAACTTCCGGCGCTCCTGAATTCATCCTGGTGTGTCTTGGGATCGTTCTGTATAGCTTCGGTTATTTTTGGGAGATAGTCAGCATAAGACCGGAGAATATTATTTTTTGGGATAATTTCCAATTTATAGGCCCGGACCTTCTGATCGCTTCTCTTCTTTTCCTCTGCTTAAGAGTAGCAAACTTAAATAGATTCATTCACCCGATCAGTATCCTTCTTTTTTCTATCATTCCTATCTGCACCGAAATCGCGGTTTGGTTCGGACCGGAAGAATGGATCCGCCCTTCTTTCAGATTCGACCCCTCCGCTCCTTGGTTGGCTCTCATCTACGAATATGGACCTTGGATGCAGGTCTATGTTATCAATTCAATCTCCATATTCACTTTGTGTATTATAATTTTGATATACGGTGCTTGGTCACAAAGAGCGTTCCACAGAATAAGATGTTTGGTATTTATGATAGGGATCTCACTTCCTTTCGGAAGTCAGGTAATGACTGCCGGAGGTTTTATTCCTTTCATCCATCCTAAACTAGATATTTTTCCTTTAACGGCAAGTTTTGCTTTGATCGTTTGGATGTACGGTCTTTTCTATTTTAGGATCTTAAATCTTATTCCTTTGGCGAGAAACCAAGTTTTCGAATACATTCAAGATGCAGTTTTTGTAATGAATTCTTCCGGTTTCCTTTTGGACTGTAATGTTTCCGCTCTACATCTACTCGGAACGGCAAGGCTCAAACAAAATTCCAAACTTTCCGAATTTCTTCCCGATCTGGATGTTCTTATAGAAGAATGCCATGCCAGCCGAAAGGCAAATACGGAATGGAAAACGAATCATGGAAAATATTATGATGTTTCCGTTCGTTCCCAAAGAGCAGAAGGTTCTCATTTTACGATCGTAGTTTTGAGAGATGTGACCCAAAGGGCAATTTCCGAAAGAAAACTTTCGGAAAGAAGGGATATTCTTCAGAGTATTTTAGATTCCACTAGTATCTTATTCTTAGTTTTAGACGGTGATGGTAAATTAATTTTATTGAATAGAGCCTGCTTACAAACCACAGGATTCGACCTAATGGAGTTGGAAGGAAAAGTTTTTTGGGAAACGGAACTATTTGCGGAAGAAAGTAAGGCTATCGCAAAAGTTTTCGAACTACGATTCGCAAAGAAGAAGTTCCCAAAACACACAAGTGTACTTCTTAGGACCAAAGACGGAAAATCCAGAAGAACTCTTTGGGAACATAAAGAAGTTAGGGATAGAAACGGCCATTTACAATATGTGATCTCTACCGGAACCGACGCCACAGGCTTAAAGGAAGCAGAATTCAGAATAGAAACATTACAAAGAGCGAATGAAGAAATTCTAGCTCAAAAGGAAATCATCGAATCCCAAAAATTCGATCTGGAAGATGCTCTTCAGAATCTAAAAAGGACCCAAGCAAAACTGATCCAAGCATCTAAACTTGCGGACCTAGGGCAATTAGCTGCAGGGATCGCTCATGAGATCAATAATCCCATAGGCGCAATCCAAGCCGCAGGTTTTAATATTCTATCTTATTTAGAAAAGATCAGAACAGATTTACGTTCTATTCTTCCACTTCTCTCTTCTTTATCCGACGAAGATTGGAATTCATATAAAGAACTGATTTCTTTGGGAGTTTCTTCCAAAGAAATATTGATCGGTCTGGAAAGAAGAAGGATACTTGCAGAGATCAAAACTGAAATGAAGTCGGCAAATATTCTTTTCCCGGAAGAAACCGCCGATTTTTTTGTGGATTTCGGAATTGCATCTTCTTGGAAAAATTTCGAAAGAATATTAAAAAATCAGAATACAAGGGAACTTCTACCCTTCTTTTTAAATCTTTTGGGTCCGGAACAATGTGTGGATACGATCAAGACCGCAGTAGAACGTTCCGCAAAAATCGTTTACGCGCTTAGAAGTTTTGCACATTTTGAGTCCTCTCATAAGAAAAGAAAATTTTCCTTAAAAGAAAATATAGATACTGTTCTGACATTATACCAAAATCTGTTCAAACATGGTGTTGAAGTTTCGACTAACTTAGATGGGATCCCGGAATTTTTAGGTTTTCCGGATGACTTAATGCATCTATGGACAAATTTGATCATGAATTCCGTCCAAGCAATGTCGTATAAAGGTTCGATTGGAATAAACGCTGTCTTACAAGATAAAGAAGTAATAGTTTCCATCCGAGATAAAGGGCCTGGCATCCCTGCAGAAGTGAAAGACCAAGTATTTGATGTATTCTTTACTACCAAACCTTTGGGAGAAGGTTCCGGTTTAGGTTTGGATATAGCGAAGCGAATTGTAGAGAAACATAAAGGAAGGATCTGGTTTGAATCTTCTCCTGGAAATACTATATTTTATGTGGGGCTTCCTTTCGAGGTCTGAGTTTTTGTGATCGCATTTTTAGATAATTTTTTCATTTATAATTCTTCAGCTAAACTACTTACGGCCACATACAATCCTTGGCTGGTAGTCCTTTCAGTTTTGATGGCGATATTTGCATCTTATATCGCTCTTCAGATCGTAGGACAGAAGGTTCCGGAATCTTCTCCACCGATTACAAAATATTTAATTTCTTCAGCCGGAAGTTTGGCATTGGGCTGCGGTGTTTGGTCCATGCATTTTATCGGAATGCTTTCCTTTGAACTCTGCACAACCGTTCAATATGATAAAAGTCTAACTATCTTATCCATCTTTCCCAGTCTTCTTGCTTCCACAGTTGCTCTGTCATTCGTTAGCAAACCTAAAATTTCGGGTACGGAATTAATATTAGGCGGAGTACTTGTGGGCTCCGGGATTGGAGCGATGCATTATACAGGC
Above is a genomic segment from Leptospira selangorensis containing:
- a CDS encoding tyrosine-type recombinase/integrase, with protein sequence MPQKIKIWKHWENGLCFSAISFSYDTELFQKFSKMPNAVWSHQSKFWKIPFSESFLSEFVSTHREKIEAEPDILLIPLKTEVLRRNYSKKTLKSYFLYNRAFLRSVEKNPYTVTESELKIYLDRILYERNLASNSLRSALQSFKFYYNTVIGSRFLISYSPPKRENKIPESLSRKEVTRIIESLSNPKHKLLLKLCYGSGLRVGELVKLKGYDLDWDKKSIRIRQGKGKKDRFSLLPNSCKEDLNDLFKHQVRSSWIFTGQIPGKHLSVRSAENIFTSAKKKAGVTKDVSIHDLRHAFAIHLLESGTSIKMIQRLLGHVSVKTTEIYARIVDPMVSKIKSPLDDL
- a CDS encoding hybrid sensor histidine kinase/response regulator is translated as MDHSSSSPDFRLLFESVPGLYLVLSPELKIIAVSDGYLKATLTERDKIVGRGIFEVFPDNPDDPEATGVSNLRSSLLRVLETKAPDTMAVQKYDIQLPEEEGGGFTVKYWSPLNSPVLDKKGKVICIIHKAEDVTEFVLLKERGEKQSEMTETLRSRTEEMETEIIRRSQELQSANKSLRETEKIKNEFFANVSHELRTPLSLILAPVESILTDKKSNLSSNNIQMLETVHNNSVRLLQMVNSLLDFSKFEAGKMKVELESTNISNLIQSILKDFEPSALEKNIRIQKEIPSSDLYVLIDRYLFERIFFNLLSNALKFTPKDGNISVTLTYSKEQLFLTVQDSGIGISEADQKIIFKKFQQAEGSSTRKYGGTGIGLAMVKDFSELLGGSVEVDSKLDSGSKFSVKIPAQKAESGEKDPSSKIFSHSPQYSSLEISNKEDTAFSDKPKVLICEDNEDLSSYIYSLLSPLYQVKSAHNGKEGIKLVYTWEPDLVLSDVMMPEMDGVQLCKEIKADPKISKTIVVLLTALTHREAMLKGWEAKADEYLCKPFHPEELIVRVKSLLAIAEDRKINLVKLEQKNFELEFANAELEAFSYSVSHDLRAPLRAIQGYTQMILEDHSSVLDADGIRFLNVLIDSTKRMENLIDNLLEFSKVGKKELKDSTFDLTEVAENVVSQIRDQTEHNAEIIIHPLAKVTTDRDMMSYVFQNLISNAVKYSAKKEKPKVEIGVTNTEKGKTFFVKDNGAGFDMKYYNRLFGVFQRLHRQDEFSGTGVGLAIVHRIVTRYKGSVWAEGKIGEGASFFFTLGEKAGTAVGFRN
- a CDS encoding histidine kinase N-terminal 7TM domain-containing protein encodes the protein MGTEVQSLAWFKWTPYAILPLISLFLSFLSLRTGFKSRQTSGAPEFILVCLGIVLYSFGYFWEIVSIRPENIIFWDNFQFIGPDLLIASLLFLCLRVANLNRFIHPISILLFSIIPICTEIAVWFGPEEWIRPSFRFDPSAPWLALIYEYGPWMQVYVINSISIFTLCIIILIYGAWSQRAFHRIRCLVFMIGISLPFGSQVMTAGGFIPFIHPKLDIFPLTASFALIVWMYGLFYFRILNLIPLARNQVFEYIQDAVFVMNSSGFLLDCNVSALHLLGTARLKQNSKLSEFLPDLDVLIEECHASRKANTEWKTNHGKYYDVSVRSQRAEGSHFTIVVLRDVTQRAISERKLSERRDILQSILDSTSILFLVLDGDGKLILLNRACLQTTGFDLMELEGKVFWETELFAEESKAIAKVFELRFAKKKFPKHTSVLLRTKDGKSRRTLWEHKEVRDRNGHLQYVISTGTDATGLKEAEFRIETLQRANEEILAQKEIIESQKFDLEDALQNLKRTQAKLIQASKLADLGQLAAGIAHEINNPIGAIQAAGFNILSYLEKIRTDLRSILPLLSSLSDEDWNSYKELISLGVSSKEILIGLERRRILAEIKTEMKSANILFPEETADFFVDFGIASSWKNFERILKNQNTRELLPFFLNLLGPEQCVDTIKTAVERSAKIVYALRSFAHFESSHKKRKFSLKENIDTVLTLYQNLFKHGVEVSTNLDGIPEFLGFPDDLMHLWTNLIMNSVQAMSYKGSIGINAVLQDKEVIVSIRDKGPGIPAEVKDQVFDVFFTTKPLGEGSGLGLDIAKRIVEKHKGRIWFESSPGNTIFYVGLPFEV